TCCAGTCCTGCCGTACTGATGGCTTGCACCAAGCTCAATGGGATGTTGGTAATTGATTGCGAACCCGGGTTTTTGAACGCGCCCGACAGCAAGATACGCTGACTGTTGTAACGCAACACTTTTACGTCGACCTTGACCTCTGTGTATTGCGGTGCCAAACCCATTCGAAGTTGTTCGCGAACTTGCGCAACAGTTCTGTGAGCCGCTTGGATTTTTCCTACGTATGGGAAAAATACAGTTCCGTCGCTCAGCACTTCCCGGCTGTTAGCGTCCAGTTGAGCCTGCGAGCCGGGAGCCGTTAACTCCGGGTGTTCAAACACTGTAACCAATAATGTGTCGCCGGGACCGATGAGGTATTCGGGGGTCTTATAACCCAGCAGTTCCGTAGGCAATGGCTTGGGTTTGCGCCAGTTATTGGTTTGCAGCACGCTGGCAGTTGTAATGGCAACAAGTGTCACCTTGGGAGCGCCTGGCGTATTCTCTTCTACCTCATCTGGAGTCATATGCTGCCCGGGAGCAAAGGCACAGCCCTGTAAAATAAGGCTGAATAGCAGCACAACGGCTAGGGTTCGCTTCATAGAGTTTTTCCTTTCAAAAGTGCGTGACGCACCGCAGTGATTTCATTGCATCCCTTTCCAACACCGTTACAACTTCATCATCCACACAGGGGCGTGTCTCCTGATCGAGCCGGTTGCGTGGATAGATGAGTTACTTAAAAGGCGTTCTTGTTAAGAAAGCCTTTGAACAGAGTCAGCAGGATGATTTTTATGTCCAGCCAAACTGACCAATGCTCAATGTATTCCAAGTCGAATTCGACGCGTTTTTGCATCTTGTCCAGCGTGTCGGTTTCACCACGCCAGCCATTTATCTGCGCCCATCCAGTGATCCCTGGTTTAACTTTGTGCCGCAGCATGTAGCCGCTGACTTGAGTACGGTATTGCTCGTTGTGCGCCACCGCATGAGGGCGTGGTCCGACGATCGACATATCGCCGCGCAGTACGTTAAAGAACTGCGGCAACTCGTCGAGCGAGGTGCGCCGCAGAAAGGCCCCAAGCGGGGTAATTCGTGCGTCGTTGCGGGTGGCTTGGCGAACGACATCGCCGTTTTCCTGCACGGTCATGCTACGAAATTTGTAAACCATGATGGGTCGACCGTCCAGTCCGTAGCGGCGTTGCCGAAACAGCACCGGACCGTGCGAGGTGCACTTGATGGCGATGGCAATCAACAGCAACGGCAACGCGATCATTAACAGGATGAGACTGGACAAGACAACGTCTTCGAGTCGTTTAACCACACTCCAGGCGCCGTCCATGGGTGAGTCAAAAATGCTGATGCTTGTCAGGCCGTTAATGCTTTCGCTACGCGCATGAAGCAGCTCGAACATGAACATATCAGGAATCAAGTACACGGAGGCGGTGGTGTCACTCAAGCGTTTGACCAGCTCGCGCAAACATTCTCCCTCAAGGGTGGAGGTGACGTAGATCTTATCGATGTGGCCGTTACGGGCATCCTCGACCAACGCGTTAAGGCCGCCTCGAACCGGCACACGTCGGCCGATGGCCATAAGGTCCATCTGCTGCGGCTTTTCGTCGTAGAAACCCAGCAAGTCCAGCCCCATCCAGGGAGCAGCGGTGATAGACATGGCCAAGCGCTCGCCGCATTGTCCGGTACCGACGATCGCCACCCGACGAGTGTTAAAGCCTCGGCGCCGCAAGCCTTGCAGGGCAGTGCGGATCAACAAGCGGTAACCACACAGCACCGTCAACACCAAGGCATACCAAGCCATTTGGCCGTTGTTGGGCAAGTGTGTGCCGTGCAATAACAGGTAGTCTGCGGACAACAGTATTACGAACGTTAATGCCCAATAATTGAAGACCTTGATCAGTTCGCGAAGAATCTTTTCGCCGCGCCAGGACCCGTACAGCTGGTGGTATTCGCCGAGCCAGTGGAAGACCAGTACAGAGAGCATGATCAGCAACCAGAGCTCTGCACCTGTCGACTTGCCTTCAAGCCGGTTGACCCAATAGCCGCACAGCACGATAACGGCCAGATCAAGCAATCGGTGGGCCACGGACAGTAGCGATTGATGAGCGTGAAGAATGCCGCGAAATTGAGTGCTCATGGCCGGTACTCGCTCAAACAGATTTGATAGGGACGACCCGCCCGCTGTGCTCGGAATGGGTCACCGGTTCAGGTGCTGCGACGGGAACAGCGGCGGGCAAAGGGCGCCGGTGTGCTGTGCGAGCAACTGCCAATCGAGAGTCGACGAAGGTTTTGATTTCTCGCTCAAAACGTTCTGCGCTAAAGCGTTCGGCGTTAAGGCGACAGGCCAGGGCACTAATGCATGACCTGGCATTCTCAAATTCGGTCACCGCTGCCGTTAGTGCTTTTGCAGTCTGCTCGTAGTAAAAGACCCCCGTTGGTACCGGTTGGTCCAGACCATGAATGGTTTCTAATACGCCTCCCTTGGCGAAAGCGATGACGGGAGTACCGCAGGCTTGAGCTTCCACGGGGCTGATGCCGAAATCTTCCTCGGCGGCGAAAACAAAGGCCTTGGCATTGCGCATGTACTCAAGTAGTGAGGCGAAGGGCTGGTGGCCGAGTAGGGTTACGTTGGATGCCGAAATTGCTCGGCACTTGCCCATCTCTGGACCCTCTCCGATAACGATCAGGTGTTTGTCCGGCATTGCCGCAAAAGCTTCGACGATCATTGGAATGCGTTTGTAAGGCACCATGCGCGAGGCCGTCAGGTAGAACTCTTGCTTTGTTTCCTGCAGGGTGAAACCTACGGTATCTACAGGGGGATAAATGACCTTTGATTCGCGGCGATAAGTTTTGGCGATGCGGGCGCCAATGAAATGCGAGTTGGCGATGAAATCGTCCACGCCCGCCGCCGTTCGCTGATCCCACATACGGATGTAATGCAGAACCATCCGGGCGACTCGGCTCTTGAACCCCCGGTCTAAACCTGCTTCATGCAAATATTGGTGCTGCAAATCCCAGGCATAACGGATAGGCGAGTGCACATAGCTGATGTGCACCTGATCCGGTCCGCTAAGTACCCCTTTAGCCACAGCATGGCTGCTGGAGATGATCAGGTCATACCCCGACAGGTCTAGCTGCTCGATAGCGAGGGGCATCAGCGGCAAGTATTTTTGATAGCGGGTTTTGGCTTTCGGCAAGTTCTGGATAAATGTGGTTTTGGCTTTTTTCCCGCCCAGATGGACGCGGTCCTGATCGCTGAAAAAATCGATCACTGAAAACAGATCGGCGTTAGGCCAGACCTTTATCAAGGCGGCGAGCACGCGCTCAGCGCCGGCGTAAGTCACGAGCCAGTCATGGACGATTGCAATTTTCATGGCGTTGGGTTCCGTAAGTGCATGCTATAGAACGATCGCGGGCGTGGCGCGACAGGGCACGATTATTAAGCAGTTAGCGGGACGGGAGGCTTGCTCTCACGGTTTGCCCGAGGACGACTCAGCTGGAAATTTTTTGTTCACTACGTCTTGGGATGCCAGTGGCTTGACCGATGCGTGCCTCGTCTCGCCGATTAGCGTGTCGATACGTTGGGAGACCCGCAGTGCCGAGTCTTCCCAAGAAAATCGGGCTACGTTGTTAAGGCCGCGACGACGCAGCGATTGGCGCAACGGTAAATCGATCAATACCCGCTCTATGGCAGCAGCAATATGCTCTACATCCATGGGGTCGAAATACAGTGCGCTGGCTTGTAATACTTCTGGGATTGAAGCTGAGTTGGCGGCTATCACGGGGCAACCACACGCCTGAGCTTCTAGCGGAGGAATGCCAAACCCTTCATACAGCGAAGGAAAAATGAAGGCTGTTGCACCTTGGTACTGGGCTATTAGCTCGGCATCGGTGAGCCGACCCAAAAAATGTATGCGCGGATCGCTAGCAGCCAACCGATGCAGACTGGGATCAGAAAATATCTCGCTGGCGGCGCCAACAATATGCAGTTGTAACGCCTCTTGGTTACGCAACGTCAGAAACGCTTCGATCATTCGCTTGAAGTTTTTGTGGGCGCTGGGTGAAGACACGGCCAATAAATAGTCCTGATTGTCGTCTAGCGTCGGTCCCGGCTGGAAAGCGTCGCTGACGGCATTGGGCACAACGAAAATCTTGTTCTCCGGATAATGGTAAAACTGCGAAATTTCGCCCTTGGAAAAACTGCTGACGGTCAACAATGCTTTGATGTGCGCCAGCAGTATTGGCGTCATTACCCGATACAACGTGCGAAATGCTCGCGTGTAACTTTCCGGATGACGCACGTATGTGATGTCGTGATGGGTGGCGATCTGGTTGCCGTAGAACAGGGGAGCGGTGCTGCACAAGGAGACTAGCAAGGGATTGCCTAGTCGCCGCAGGTGCAGCGGCAGATCAAGTTGTTCCCACACGTGGCCACTGTTACGGCCGATACATTGGACATCAAGCGCTTTAGCGCTTTCGTGCATCTTGATGCCCGAAGGGGCGACGAATACCAAGTCGCTCCGGATCTGTTTGAGCGCCAAACACGTCTGTTCAGCAAATCGTTGTACCCCGCGCAATTCTTGGGTAAGAAAGCGAGCATTGATCACTATCATCGGAGGCGACCTGAAGAGAATAAAACGCTAAATCAAGGGGCTTCGTGCGCTTTCGCTCGCTACGGTTTTACACAGCTTTTATGGAGTAAACCGGTTACTGAGCAAAAAGTGGCGGACGCGTTCCCAAGCTGATTATTTTCGGAAATTCGTAGATTGGAACCTCGGCGGAGCACCTGCTGTCATCACACTTCCAAGGGCTTCCACTGTCAACGCGGTCTTTTTCCGGCTCGCCTGTATCAATCAACTGCACATTACCGCGCTGAATGCTGCTGGCCTCAACGTGTGCTGTTTGTCGACCGGTGACACTCCAAGCAACCAATATTTGTTCTGAGCCTTTAGAGAAACGCAGCAGATAGTGAGAGTCGGTCTCTCTACTTTTGTCGGCTTCGTAATGAAACTCACGCACGGTCAGGCTAATTGCTTTAAGTGTCAGATAGGCCAGTTTCGGCTCCAGGTTTTGCCCCAACAAACCGAAGTTCTGCTTTATATCGCGGCGGTCATTGCCATCGTTGACCAAGTCATACCACCACATACCCTTGATGTCGGGCAGCGTGCGAGCGAGGAAGAAACTGCGTGCCAAGTAGGCTGCTTGGGTGCGTTCATCTACCCCACATTTGCCGTCATTACTGGGCCAGCCCATTTCGGTGAGATACAACGGTACTGGTTTATTGGAGATTGACTTGAGGTCCGCATCGACATCCCGAAGCCAAGCAATCCAGTGTTCGGGGGTATGACGTTCCGGGTTGCGGCAGTACACCGATGGGTGTAGCGATAAGCCGTCTACTTTTGACAATACGTCGGCTTCGATCAAGCGATTAGCGAATCCCAGATCAATACCCTTGCTGGTCACGGCACCTGCAAGGATCTTCACGTGGTTATTCTGCGTGCGAATGCGTTGCGCCGTTTCGGTTACCAGGGTTGTGTAGTCGGCGGACGATGCTGTATCACCGGGGTTTTCGCCGTCCCATTCGTTCCATATCTCGTAATACCCCACCGCATTGCCCAGCCTGCGGCTGACAAACTTGGCGTAGCGGGTGAAAGCCCTTCTGATTTGCGGGTCTCGGGGTTTCGAGGTGTCGTCATAAAGCGGGTTGCCGTAGCCCAGGACCAGCAGCGGGCTAATAAGGCGCGTTCTGGTTTCACTTAAATAATTGAGCCAGACCGAGTCGATATGCAACTGGCCCCGCTTGGGCTCGACGGTAGACCATAGGGCATCGTCACGTACTGAGGTTATTCCGGCATCAGTGATTAGCTTCATGACATCGGTCAGCGAGCCCTTCTTATTCAATAACTGAGTACCGACACCGATGATGAACGGCTCGTCGGCCATGACCGGGAAACTTAAAAGTAGGCCTATCAAAAAAAGCATCAGGTACGGGCGCGACCTGGTCCGGTTCGAAGTGAACATATTGGTCTCATTAGGTGGCCGCAGACCGTAGCGTTTGCTTAGGGTCGTGGGCCGAGCAAAGACGGGCATCGGGTGCGCAATCAGCTGAAACGGTTACCCCGCGTGTGCCTGTCAACCTGCTTGTATCGGATACGGCACGGGATGATCCTTGCGTCGCATGATTTTCCCTTGGAGCGTCTCGGTGAAAATTCGTAAATAGTGGTCGAGCATTAAATCCTCGTCGAGCAGCGAAGCGACGCTGCTGCGCGCCTGAGCGCTGAGACGGGCGAGTAAGGCTGGCTGCTCGTACAAACTCAACATCGCTTGGCCTAGCGAGTCCGGTTCACAAGGGCTGCACAACAAACCGTTTACTTGGTCCTGAATAATTTCGGGCAATCCCCCCATTCGTCCGGCGATCACCGGCAGGGAATGAGCGCAGGCCTCGACGGCGACCATACCGAACGGTTCACTCCAGATCGACGGAACAACGGCCACGTCCACCTGACTGTAAAAAGCTTCCGGTTTCTGATAACCAACAAAACTGATGTTCGGCGATGTCACCATCGCTTTAAGCAGGGTTTCGTCATTGAGCTGGCCGCGGCCAGCAATCTGGAGGGTGGCGTCGAATGGCAGTTTTTGAAACTGTTCAATCAACCAGCTAACACCTTTGGCTTCAGACAATGTGCCCATATAACCGAATCGCAGCGGTTTGACGGTATTCACTTCATGCACCGCCGATGCCGGAGTAGCCGCGAATGGGCTGCTGTTATGCACGACGTGGGCCTGCGCCCCTTTGAAGTAGCCTTGGCCCTGGAGGGTTTCGAGCAAGAAGCGGCTAACTCCGATCACGCTGGCGACTTGCGCGGAGCGCGCGTCATAACCTTTACGAAACTGTTTGCAGCTGGCGCACAACTGCTCACAACATTTGCCGTTCTTGAACATCGTGCTGCTCGGGCAGAGCAAGTACATATCGTGCAGCACTTGTACGATCGGTATGCCAGCGGCAGTAATTTCATCCCAAGCGGACACCGACCACCCACTAAGGTTATGGCAGACCACAATGTCCGGGCGCTCGGCCCTGATTACTTCCCGAACGTACTCGCGCATACCACTGTTGTAGCGGTCGCGTATGTGCCAACCGATCCGGCTAAGGCGCCCCGGACGCTGGGCGGTGTAATGCCAGTAGAAGTTTCGCAGGCCAGCTCGATACACTTTGACTCGGTTCAGGCAATCGCTGGAAAGTCCGGTCTCGGGCCCCGTCGCGAGTACAACTACATGGCAACCGCGCCTATTCAGACCCTCTGCCGTCCGTTGCAGAATAATTTCCGCCCCGCCGCCAATGTGGGGGGGGTACAAGCTATTAATGAATAGTATTTTCATAACGGGTAGGACTGATTAAGACCCAAAACGCCTGACTCTCCGTCGTGGATTGCTTTTTCGATCAAGTTCAAGCGTTGCTCGGCACCCCGGCGTTTGGCGATCACGCGTAATAAACAAAAAAATACCCAGCGGTTGAGGCTGTAAACCCAAGATGAGGTAGCCCAAATATTTTTGTCGAACCAGGCCTGGTTCCGGGCACCGTAATAGGCACGTAGGTCCGAGCCGCCAAGCAGGAAACTTTCATAGATGTTGTTGGTTTTGGCTTTGATGTTCCACGACTCTTCAAGGTCATCGAGCAGGGCATCGGGCACCAAGAATATACGCCCGCCACCGGCAGTGATTCGCCAGGTGTATT
The nucleotide sequence above comes from Pseudomonas sp. AB6. Encoded proteins:
- a CDS encoding polysaccharide biosynthesis/export family protein gives rise to the protein MKRTLAVVLLFSLILQGCAFAPGQHMTPDEVEENTPGAPKVTLVAITTASVLQTNNWRKPKPLPTELLGYKTPEYLIGPGDTLLVTVFEHPELTAPGSQAQLDANSREVLSDGTVFFPYVGKIQAAHRTVAQVREQLRMGLAPQYTEVKVDVKVLRYNSQRILLSGAFKNPGSQSITNIPLSLVQAISTAGLDLTDANLAGLTLKRDGKEYVLDVDALNRKDSQLSKIFLKDGDYLHLNSNSPNKVYVLGEVVRPQVISFGTTSLTLMEALGNSGGLAPDSADGNAVYVIRSGDVNGQTATVYHLNAEKPTAFILARQFTLEAQDVVFVGPANITRWNRYISNLLPSASVVATGAAFKN
- a CDS encoding glycosyltransferase family 4 protein, translating into MKILFINSLYPPHIGGGAEIILQRTAEGLNRRGCHVVVLATGPETGLSSDCLNRVKVYRAGLRNFYWHYTAQRPGRLSRIGWHIRDRYNSGMREYVREVIRAERPDIVVCHNLSGWSVSAWDEITAAGIPIVQVLHDMYLLCPSSTMFKNGKCCEQLCASCKQFRKGYDARSAQVASVIGVSRFLLETLQGQGYFKGAQAHVVHNSSPFAATPASAVHEVNTVKPLRFGYMGTLSEAKGVSWLIEQFQKLPFDATLQIAGRGQLNDETLLKAMVTSPNISFVGYQKPEAFYSQVDVAVVPSIWSEPFGMVAVEACAHSLPVIAGRMGGLPEIIQDQVNGLLCSPCEPDSLGQAMLSLYEQPALLARLSAQARSSVASLLDEDLMLDHYLRIFTETLQGKIMRRKDHPVPYPIQAG
- a CDS encoding glycosyltransferase family 1 protein, whose translation is MIVINARFLTQELRGVQRFAEQTCLALKQIRSDLVFVAPSGIKMHESAKALDVQCIGRNSGHVWEQLDLPLHLRRLGNPLLVSLCSTAPLFYGNQIATHHDITYVRHPESYTRAFRTLYRVMTPILLAHIKALLTVSSFSKGEISQFYHYPENKIFVVPNAVSDAFQPGPTLDDNQDYLLAVSSPSAHKNFKRMIEAFLTLRNQEALQLHIVGAASEIFSDPSLHRLAASDPRIHFLGRLTDAELIAQYQGATAFIFPSLYEGFGIPPLEAQACGCPVIAANSASIPEVLQASALYFDPMDVEHIAAAIERVLIDLPLRQSLRRRGLNNVARFSWEDSALRVSQRIDTLIGETRHASVKPLASQDVVNKKFPAESSSGKP
- a CDS encoding glycosyltransferase family 4 protein, which produces MKIAIVHDWLVTYAGAERVLAALIKVWPNADLFSVIDFFSDQDRVHLGGKKAKTTFIQNLPKAKTRYQKYLPLMPLAIEQLDLSGYDLIISSSHAVAKGVLSGPDQVHISYVHSPIRYAWDLQHQYLHEAGLDRGFKSRVARMVLHYIRMWDQRTAAGVDDFIANSHFIGARIAKTYRRESKVIYPPVDTVGFTLQETKQEFYLTASRMVPYKRIPMIVEAFAAMPDKHLIVIGEGPEMGKCRAISASNVTLLGHQPFASLLEYMRNAKAFVFAAEEDFGISPVEAQACGTPVIAFAKGGVLETIHGLDQPVPTGVFYYEQTAKALTAAVTEFENARSCISALACRLNAERFSAERFEREIKTFVDSRLAVARTAHRRPLPAAVPVAAPEPVTHSEHSGRVVPIKSV
- a CDS encoding undecaprenyl-phosphate glucose phosphotransferase; protein product: MSTQFRGILHAHQSLLSVAHRLLDLAVIVLCGYWVNRLEGKSTGAELWLLIMLSVLVFHWLGEYHQLYGSWRGEKILRELIKVFNYWALTFVILLSADYLLLHGTHLPNNGQMAWYALVLTVLCGYRLLIRTALQGLRRRGFNTRRVAIVGTGQCGERLAMSITAAPWMGLDLLGFYDEKPQQMDLMAIGRRVPVRGGLNALVEDARNGHIDKIYVTSTLEGECLRELVKRLSDTTASVYLIPDMFMFELLHARSESINGLTSISIFDSPMDGAWSVVKRLEDVVLSSLILLMIALPLLLIAIAIKCTSHGPVLFRQRRYGLDGRPIMVYKFRSMTVQENGDVVRQATRNDARITPLGAFLRRTSLDELPQFFNVLRGDMSIVGPRPHAVAHNEQYRTQVSGYMLRHKVKPGITGWAQINGWRGETDTLDKMQKRVEFDLEYIEHWSVWLDIKIILLTLFKGFLNKNAF